A DNA window from Etheostoma spectabile isolate EspeVRDwgs_2016 chromosome 22, UIUC_Espe_1.0, whole genome shotgun sequence contains the following coding sequences:
- the LOC116672315 gene encoding WD repeat-containing protein 37, whose translation MPVEGGSSSGSASAARHPKQKRKAHSLSIRRTNSTEERPLGVQRGDMLEGQDSKLPLSLRNNLLDLFGQIEREFENLYIENLELRREIDSLNERLTGDGQTIEGGDPTKGALKTKASHSTSQLSQKLKTTYKASTSKIVSSFKATAGSRALCQLLKEYVGHRDGIWDLSITRTQPVVLGTASADHSALLWSIETGKCLLRYAGHAGSVNSIKFHPTEQMALTASGDQTAHIWRYMVQLPAPQPPPDVSAPCDDDQDSSDREEGEVDGEGPCEVPTVRLATATLKSHQGVVIAADWLVGGRQVVTASWDRAANLYEVETSELVHTLTGHDQELTHCCTHPSQRLVVTSSRDTTFRLWDFRDPSIHSVNVFQGHTDTVTSAVFTVGDNVVSGSDDRTVKVWDLKNMRSPIATIRTDSAVNRISVSANQRIIALPHDNRQVRLFDMSGVRLARLPRSNRMGHRRMVCCTAWNEENQSCNLFTCGFDRQAIGWNINIPALLQEK comes from the exons ATGCCTGTGGAGGGCGGAAGCAGCAGCGGCTCTGCTTCAGCTGCCCGTCACCCCAAGCAGAAGCGGAAGGCTCACAGTCTGTCTATCCGGCGCACCAACAGCACAGAGGAGAGGCCACTAGGCGTCCAAAGAGGAGACATGCTGGAGGGACAG GACTCGAAACTGCCCCTCTCCTTACGGAACAACCTTCTAGACCTTTTTGGCCAGATTGAGCGCGAGTTTGAAAATCTCTACATTGAAAACCTTGAAT TACGCCGGGAAATTGACTCTCTGAATGAGCGTCTGACCGGAGATGGACAGACTATTGAGGGAGGAGACCCCACCAAAGGAGCTCTGAAAACAAAAG CCAGTCACAGCACCAGTCAACTGTCACAGAAGCTGAAGACGACCTACAAAGCCTCCACCAGCAAG ATTGTGTCCAGTTTTAAAGCCACAGCCGGGTCCCGTGCTTTGTGCCAGCTGCTCAAGGAGTATGTGGGCCACCGGGATGGGATCTGGGACCTCAGCATCACCCGCACTCAGCCAGTAGTCCTAGGCACCGCTTCTGCAG ATCACTCAGCTTTGCTGTGGAGTATAGAGACTGGGAAATGTCTGCTGAGGTATGCTGGCCACGCAGGATCAG TCAACTCCATCAAGTTCCATCCTACTGAGCAGATGGCCCTCACAG CCTCTGGGGACCAGACGGCTCACATCTGGCGCTACATGGTGCAGCTTCCTGCCCCCCAGCCACCACCAGATGTCAGT GCTCCGTGTGATGACGACCAGGACTCGTCGGACAGAGAAGAAGGTGAGGTGGATGGCGAAGGCCCTTGCGAGGTGCCCACCGTCCGGCTCGCTACAGCAACCCTGAAGAGCCACCAGGGTGTAGTGATCGCAGCCGATTGGTTGGTGGGAGGCCGACAGGTGGTGACCGCTTCCTGGGATCGTGCTGCCAACTTGTATGAGGTGGAGACGTCTGAGCTTGTTCACACACTCACTG GACATGACCAGGAGCTGACCCACTGCTGTACCCACCCCAGCCAGCGGCTGGTGGTCACTTCATCCAGAGACACCACCTTTAGACTGTGGGACTTTAGAGACCCGTCCATCCACTCTGTCAATGTCTTCCAGGGACACACTGA CACGGTGACGTCGGCAGTGTTCACAGTGGGTGACAATGTGGTTTCAGGGAGTGACGATCGCACCGTCAAGGTGTGGGACTTGAAGAACATGAGGTCGCCTATAGCAACCATCCGCACTGACTCAGCTGTGAACAG GATAAGCGTCTCTGCCAACCAGAGGATCATCGCTCTGCCACACGACAATCGTCAAGTACGACTGTTTGACATGAGTGGAGTGAGGCTGGCCAGACTACCACGCAGCAACAGAATG GGTCACCGGCGAATGGTGTGTTGTACAGCGTGGAATGAGGAGAACCAGTCGTGCAACCTGTTCACCTGCGGCTTCGACCGACAGGCCATCGGGTGGAACATCAACATCCCCGCCCTGCTGCAGGAGAAGTGA